The window AGGGCATCGGTTAAGCCGCGTATATACATCGCGGTTTTACCTAGGGAGAAGGGGAAGTTGAGGATGTACGCGATTTTCCCCTCAACGTTGACCCGGCCCTTAAGCTCCTTTACGACCTCCTCTTCCTTTCTAGTGTATTGTAGGGCTAACCTTACTAGGTCTTCGTTAAAGCTCGGCGGCTTATTATTGGAGAGGTCTTGAACTATTCTTCGCTTAGAGTCATAGCTTCTCCCTAAGGCTTCAACCCCTTGAACGAGTATCCCCGTCTCTAAATATAGGGTTCTCTTATCCCACTTTCTTAGGAGGGTTTGAATTAAGGGTGTGTTATCCAAGTAGTCGCCTATGGCTCCATAGATGGCTATCCGCGCGTACGTAGGGTCTAGCCTAGATTGAAAGTAAGAATAGACTTGTTCTGACGCTGAGGCGTTAAGGTTATACGTAACCATCCCGGGGACTTCGTTTCTCGAAATACCTTCCGGTAGTGGGTGGTGGTCGATGTAAATTAATGCCCCCTCATGTACGATGGCCTTAAACCTTTGTAGGATTTGGTTTAAACGGATCTCGGATAGAGCGATATCGCATATAATCACTTTATCCGTATCCTTAGCCCTTTGCAGATCTTCCAGTAGGCCGTAAGGATGGGTGAAGAAGACTTGGGCACCAGGATTAGCTGCTAAGGATAAGGCGCCGGAGCAAAGGCCGTCTGTATCGCCGTGGGTAAATATCCAAACGTCCATTTAATATCCTCACGGCCTAAATGGTCTTTAACCAAGTTACGCTACCGTCTTCTATAAAGATTCCTTAAAGCCTAGCCTTATTAGCTTCGGCTAACCTACCCCTTAGTTATGAACGAAAAGTATA is drawn from Candidatus Nezhaarchaeales archaeon and contains these coding sequences:
- a CDS encoding DHHA1 domain-containing protein, encoding MDVWIFTHGDTDGLCSGALSLAANPGAQVFFTHPYGLLEDLQRAKDTDKVIICDIALSEIRLNQILQRFKAIVHEGALIYIDHHPLPEGISRNEVPGMVTYNLNASASEQVYSYFQSRLDPTYARIAIYGAIGDYLDNTPLIQTLLRKWDKRTLYLETGILVQGVEALGRSYDSKRRIVQDLSNNKPPSFNEDLVRLALQYTRKEEEVVKELKGRVNVEGKIAYILNFPFSLGKTAMYIRGLTDALVGIAGEERKGMIDMSLRTYNEKIDLNNILRHIAPRLGGDGGGHPMASGARIPKENFKSLIKELNKHLNVIHP